One window of Streptomyces sp. NBC_00273 genomic DNA carries:
- a CDS encoding class I tRNA ligase family protein, whose amino-acid sequence MTRRTVIIAPPPTPNGDLHTGHLAGPYLAGDVYARYLRASDRPVIFTSGTDDSQTYVVASAARAGLTPEELALRSATQIRATLEAAGVSVDGFAPFDKGYRQTVIDFVTDLHSEGAFRLKTVLLPYVEATGEYLMEGLVAGDCPVCLVESRGGLCESCGHPNNFDELLRPRSTVDPDAVVTHREAQILVLPMEEYRDRLADYYVRHRDVLRPHTAQLVREALDRPLPDFPITYPTAWGIPAPFTETPGQVLNAWAEGMAASMYCTWYAAEQLGEHTDRFDEHWLSEHGIDLVYFLGFDNVYFWGMTHLALLMAHGDRYVEPHAIVSNEFYELENQKFSTSKGHVVWAADLVAEVPRDLVRFYLALTAPEHSRTNFSREALDSLSSSRLVDPWNHLAGRLEQLLAGVPADALLPVSETGAQEAGIVVERFRSHYELESFSLHRAADLIVVHLDRLLKQADRVAPGIPSDLGDLVLAVRTLTACAAPLLVDLAARAERAGADLSLPAGAFPTDPVAPLRLPLLSTAALAFAPVAEPADIRA is encoded by the coding sequence ATGACACGCCGTACGGTCATCATCGCGCCGCCGCCCACCCCGAACGGGGACCTGCACACCGGACACCTGGCGGGCCCGTACCTGGCGGGCGACGTGTACGCACGCTACCTGCGGGCCTCGGACCGGCCGGTGATCTTCACCAGCGGTACCGACGACAGCCAGACCTACGTGGTGGCCAGCGCCGCCCGCGCCGGTCTGACCCCGGAGGAGCTGGCCCTGCGCTCCGCCACCCAGATCCGCGCCACCCTGGAGGCGGCCGGCGTCTCCGTCGACGGCTTCGCCCCCTTCGACAAGGGCTACCGCCAGACCGTCATCGACTTCGTCACCGACCTCCACAGCGAGGGGGCCTTCCGGCTCAAGACGGTGCTGCTGCCGTACGTCGAGGCCACCGGCGAGTACCTGATGGAGGGTCTGGTCGCCGGCGACTGCCCGGTGTGCCTCGTGGAGAGCCGCGGCGGACTGTGCGAGTCCTGTGGACACCCCAACAACTTCGACGAACTGCTGCGCCCCCGCTCCACCGTCGACCCGGACGCCGTGGTCACCCACCGCGAGGCGCAGATCCTCGTGCTTCCGATGGAGGAGTACCGCGACCGGCTCGCCGACTACTACGTCCGGCACCGGGACGTGCTGCGCCCGCACACCGCGCAGCTCGTCCGGGAGGCGCTGGACCGCCCGCTGCCGGACTTCCCGATCACCTACCCCACCGCATGGGGCATCCCGGCGCCGTTCACCGAGACGCCGGGCCAGGTCCTCAACGCCTGGGCCGAGGGCATGGCCGCCTCGATGTACTGCACCTGGTACGCGGCCGAGCAGCTCGGTGAGCACACCGACCGCTTCGACGAGCACTGGCTGTCCGAGCACGGCATCGACCTCGTGTACTTCCTCGGATTCGACAACGTCTACTTCTGGGGCATGACGCACCTGGCCCTGCTGATGGCGCACGGCGACCGGTACGTCGAGCCGCACGCCATCGTGTCGAACGAGTTCTACGAGCTGGAGAACCAGAAGTTCTCCACGAGCAAGGGCCACGTGGTCTGGGCCGCCGATCTGGTGGCCGAGGTACCGCGCGACCTGGTGCGCTTCTACCTGGCGCTCACCGCGCCGGAGCACTCCCGGACGAACTTCAGCCGTGAGGCGCTGGACAGCCTGTCGAGCTCCCGGCTGGTCGATCCGTGGAACCACCTCGCGGGTCGGTTGGAGCAGCTACTCGCGGGGGTTCCGGCGGACGCGCTGCTGCCGGTCTCCGAGACCGGTGCGCAGGAGGCGGGGATCGTCGTCGAGCGGTTCCGCTCCCACTACGAACTGGAGAGCTTCAGCCTCCACCGGGCCGCGGACCTGATCGTCGTGCACCTCGACCGGCTGCTGAAGCAGGCGGACCGGGTGGCCCCGGGCATCCCGAGCGACCTCGGCGACCTGGTCCTCGCCGTCCGGACGCTGACCGCGTGCGCCGCGCCGCTGCTCGTCGACCTCGCGGCCCGTGCCGAGCGGGCCGGCGCCGATCTGAGCCTGCCGGCCGGTGCCTTCCCGACCGACCCCGTCGCTCCGCTGCGACTCCCCCTCCTGTCGACCGCGGCCCTGGCCTTCGCGCCCGTGGCCGAGCCGGCCGACATCCGAGCCTGA
- a CDS encoding cupin domain-containing protein: MLTQPLDREGLTHENGLDAQRLLPWPELNAPFEGSWCVIRPGTASTAHAHHEYEIFIAVAGTAVLESQGVRKPFTTGDIVHFTPGSDHRVINESDADFEMYSVWWDLDMTQRFAARHEGVQA; this comes from the coding sequence ATGCTCACCCAGCCACTCGACCGCGAAGGACTGACGCACGAGAACGGCCTCGACGCGCAGCGGCTGCTGCCCTGGCCCGAGCTCAACGCCCCGTTCGAAGGGTCCTGGTGCGTGATCCGCCCCGGCACCGCATCGACCGCACACGCCCACCACGAGTACGAGATCTTCATCGCCGTCGCCGGCACCGCCGTCCTGGAGTCGCAGGGCGTCCGCAAGCCCTTCACGACCGGGGACATCGTCCACTTCACCCCCGGCTCCGACCACCGGGTGATCAACGAGTCCGACGCGGACTTCGAGATGTACAGCGTCTGGTGGGACCTCGACATGACCCAGCGGTTCGCAGCCCGCCACGAAGGAGTCCAGGCATGA
- a CDS encoding SidA/IucD/PvdA family monooxygenase, translated as MAHRNVELLAVGAGPANLALAVAVEELAPELAGDTLLIEREQDIVWQRGMLLPDALSQVSFLKDLVTMRNPCSRFSFVNFLHSQARLDAFVNLASFVPYRSEISEYLQWVANELETVQVEYGRECAGVEAVTGDDGEVAGWLVTLANGDTIGCRYLVIGAGRDAHVPAVFDGLPAERVIHSTQYTQRIAGVRADLPHRVAVIGGAQSAAELFGAALRDLPECKPTMIMRSIGLNGYESSKFTNELYYTSFIDEFYGSSPEARQQLLGEMYRSNYGGLSPATLDGLYRQFYQDRRSGQERLGMHAMTDVTGARMDGDEVVLTLVDRKSGAEREMRTDLVLLGTGFVREMPWAVKALAESIGVEEINVSRNYRLDLGRPATAACYLQGVNEATHGIADSLLSVLAGRSAEITEDILAHRRTRSVEIPDVRELALAGAV; from the coding sequence ATGGCGCATCGCAATGTCGAACTGCTCGCAGTCGGCGCAGGCCCGGCGAACCTGGCGCTGGCGGTCGCCGTCGAGGAGCTCGCACCCGAGCTGGCCGGTGACACCCTGCTGATCGAGCGCGAGCAGGACATCGTGTGGCAGCGGGGCATGCTGCTGCCCGACGCGCTCAGCCAGGTGTCCTTCCTCAAGGACCTGGTCACCATGCGCAATCCGTGCAGCAGATTCTCCTTCGTCAATTTCCTTCACTCGCAGGCGCGTCTCGACGCCTTCGTCAACCTGGCGAGTTTCGTCCCTTACCGCAGCGAGATATCCGAGTACCTGCAATGGGTCGCCAATGAACTGGAGACGGTGCAGGTCGAATACGGCCGCGAATGCGCCGGCGTCGAGGCGGTGACGGGAGACGACGGCGAGGTCGCCGGCTGGCTGGTCACCCTTGCCAACGGCGACACCATCGGCTGCCGCTACCTCGTGATCGGTGCGGGCCGTGACGCCCACGTCCCCGCCGTGTTCGACGGTCTGCCCGCCGAGCGCGTCATCCACAGCACCCAGTACACGCAGCGCATCGCCGGGGTGCGGGCCGACCTGCCGCACCGCGTCGCGGTGATCGGCGGCGCGCAGAGCGCGGCCGAGCTGTTCGGCGCCGCGCTGCGGGACCTGCCCGAGTGCAAGCCGACGATGATCATGCGCTCCATCGGTCTGAACGGCTACGAGAGCAGCAAGTTCACCAACGAGCTCTACTACACGTCCTTCATCGACGAGTTCTACGGCTCCTCGCCCGAGGCCCGCCAGCAGCTCCTCGGCGAGATGTACCGCTCCAACTACGGCGGTCTCTCCCCCGCCACCCTGGACGGCCTGTACCGGCAGTTCTACCAGGACCGCCGCTCCGGCCAGGAACGCCTGGGCATGCACGCCATGACGGACGTGACCGGTGCCCGCATGGACGGCGACGAGGTCGTCCTGACCCTCGTCGACCGCAAGTCGGGCGCCGAGCGGGAGATGCGCACGGACCTGGTGCTCCTGGGCACCGGCTTCGTCCGCGAGATGCCGTGGGCGGTCAAGGCCCTCGCGGAGTCGATCGGTGTCGAGGAGATCAACGTCAGCCGCAACTACCGGCTCGACCTCGGCCGCCCCGCGACCGCCGCCTGCTACCTGCAGGGCGTCAACGAGGCCACCCACGGCATCGCCGACTCGCTGCTCAGCGTGCTCGCGGGCCGCTCCGCCGAGATCACCGAGGACATCCTGGCGCACCGCCGGACCCGTTCCGTGGAGATCCCGGACGTGCGGGAGCTCGCTCTCGCCGGCGCGGTCTGA
- the ddaH gene encoding dimethylargininase, which produces MPLTEPITPAGALYRSESPTRVATRRRLLMCRPRHYDVTYSINPWMNPQHATDNALAVSQWEGLRDLYLELGHVVEEIDPIEGLPDMVFAANGATVVDGKVYGARFRHAERTAEGPAYLRWLEGRGYTDTLWPEFVNEGEGDILTVGRRLLAGAGFRTDPRSHLEAQEFFGLPVTSLMLVNPEYYHLDTALSVLSEDEVMYYPAAFSQGSQAVLRAMFPTAILATAEDAAVFGLNAFSDGRHVLLPAAATGLHAKLRARGFEPIGVELSELLKAGGSVKCCTLELRDR; this is translated from the coding sequence GTGCCGCTCACCGAGCCCATCACCCCTGCCGGCGCGCTCTACCGTTCCGAGAGCCCCACACGGGTCGCCACGCGCCGACGTCTGCTGATGTGCCGGCCCCGGCACTACGACGTCACGTACTCGATCAACCCGTGGATGAACCCGCAGCACGCCACGGACAACGCGCTCGCCGTCAGCCAGTGGGAGGGCCTGCGCGACCTGTACCTCGAACTCGGCCACGTGGTCGAGGAGATAGACCCCATCGAGGGCCTGCCCGACATGGTGTTCGCGGCCAACGGCGCCACCGTCGTCGACGGCAAGGTCTACGGGGCCCGGTTCCGGCACGCGGAGCGCACCGCCGAGGGGCCCGCGTACCTGCGGTGGCTGGAGGGCCGCGGCTACACGGACACGCTGTGGCCCGAGTTCGTCAACGAGGGCGAGGGCGACATCCTCACCGTCGGCCGCCGCCTGCTGGCCGGTGCCGGCTTCCGTACGGACCCGCGCTCCCACCTGGAGGCGCAGGAGTTCTTCGGCCTCCCGGTCACCTCGCTGATGCTGGTCAACCCGGAGTACTACCACCTGGACACCGCGCTCTCCGTGCTGTCGGAGGACGAGGTCATGTACTACCCGGCCGCCTTCTCCCAGGGCAGCCAGGCCGTACTGCGCGCCATGTTCCCCACGGCGATCCTGGCCACCGCCGAGGACGCGGCCGTCTTCGGCCTCAACGCCTTCTCCGACGGCCGCCACGTGCTCCTGCCGGCCGCGGCCACCGGCCTGCACGCCAAGCTGCGGGCGCGCGGCTTCGAGCCGATCGGGGTCGAGCTCTCCGAGCTGCTCAAGGCCGGCGGCAGCGTCAAGTGCTGCACGCTGGAACTGCGCGATCGCTGA
- a CDS encoding methylated-DNA--[protein]-cysteine S-methyltransferase translates to MSTPGPLSGASATVAVHPTPLGPLVLAATDDALVLCCYGTTEGAAERLGRAGLRPAGPGEAGAPGQKVLDEAREQIDAYLAGTRRDFTVATDLRLATPFSRRTNLMLAEFVPYGRTATYAELARALDRPGAARAVGTALGSNPLCVVLPCHRIIGSTGSLSGYAGGLEAKRHLLALEAATAPAA, encoded by the coding sequence ATGTCGACCCCCGGTCCGCTCAGCGGTGCCAGCGCCACGGTGGCGGTCCATCCCACGCCCTTGGGACCGCTCGTGCTGGCGGCGACGGACGACGCGCTCGTGCTGTGCTGCTACGGCACCACCGAAGGAGCCGCGGAGCGCCTCGGCCGGGCCGGACTGCGCCCGGCCGGACCGGGGGAGGCGGGCGCCCCGGGCCAGAAGGTCCTGGACGAGGCCCGGGAACAGATCGACGCGTACCTGGCCGGTACGCGCCGGGACTTCACCGTCGCGACGGACCTGCGGCTCGCCACCCCGTTCAGCCGGCGCACGAACCTGATGCTGGCCGAGTTCGTCCCGTACGGGCGCACCGCGACCTACGCGGAGCTCGCCCGGGCCCTGGACCGGCCCGGCGCCGCGCGCGCCGTCGGCACGGCGCTGGGATCCAATCCGCTGTGCGTGGTGCTGCCCTGCCACCGGATCATCGGCTCCACGGGCAGTCTCAGCGGCTACGCGGGAGGACTGGAGGCCAAGCGCCATCTGCTCGCCCTCGAAGCCGCGACCGCGCCGGCCGCCTGA
- a CDS encoding 2OG-Fe(II) oxygenase → MSAYEPSQLPGLELPGPAFAPPAPGTLDWTGLAAELNAEGVAVTPPLLSPEQCAQLRDLFDHPTAFRSTVTMARHRFGEGLYRYFAYPLPELVQDLRERLYPPLALIANEWARRLGQPAFAPDHEGLVEACAAAGQHRPTPLLLRYGRGGYNCLHQDVYGDLTFPLQVAIMLDRPDEDFTGGESVFVEQRPRAQSRPLVRRPTQGQGLIFTVDHRPVRSVRGWSRVTLRHGVSAVLSGQRHVLGVIFHDAR, encoded by the coding sequence GTGAGCGCGTACGAGCCGTCCCAGCTCCCCGGCCTCGAACTGCCCGGCCCGGCCTTCGCCCCACCCGCGCCAGGGACCCTCGACTGGACGGGGCTGGCCGCGGAACTGAACGCCGAGGGGGTGGCGGTGACCCCGCCGCTGCTGTCGCCCGAGCAGTGTGCGCAGCTGCGGGACCTCTTCGACCACCCCACCGCCTTCCGCAGCACCGTGACCATGGCGCGGCACCGCTTCGGCGAGGGCCTCTACCGCTACTTCGCCTACCCGCTGCCCGAACTGGTCCAGGACCTCAGGGAGCGGCTGTACCCACCGCTCGCCCTGATCGCCAACGAGTGGGCGCGGCGTCTGGGGCAGCCGGCCTTCGCCCCCGACCACGAAGGACTGGTCGAGGCGTGCGCGGCCGCCGGGCAGCACCGCCCGACCCCCCTCCTGCTCCGGTACGGGCGGGGCGGCTACAACTGCCTGCACCAGGACGTCTACGGCGACCTGACCTTCCCGCTCCAGGTGGCGATCATGCTCGACCGCCCGGACGAGGACTTCACCGGCGGGGAGAGCGTGTTCGTCGAACAGCGCCCGCGCGCCCAGTCCCGCCCGCTCGTCAGGCGGCCGACCCAGGGCCAGGGCCTGATCTTCACGGTCGACCACCGCCCGGTGCGCTCGGTGCGCGGCTGGAGCCGGGTGACGTTGCGGCACGGCGTGAGCGCCGTCCTCAGCGGGCAGCGCCACGTGCTGGGCGTCATCTTCCACGACGCGCGCTAG
- a CDS encoding 50S ribosomal protein L11 methyltransferase → MQHVQGAQVATSGHDPGPDGPSLSLNSSQHRLITASLQSLAQEMNDIAEQASALLTTPAGGPSTDSEVFTRIARRTVPRWHFAMLNDTERNDALAGALARGVPSGATVLDIGSGSGLLAMAAARAGAARVITCEMNPLLAEVARQVIDAHGFSDVITVIGKPSTALEIGRDLDGPVDVLVSEIVDCGLIGEGLLPSIRHARRHLLKPGGIMFPSAARILGRLVSSEEILRLNQVTTAGGFDVSLMNTLSTRGHLPVRLSTWPHRFLSETTTVVSFDLAEDPLEPGERQVDLTASTDGEAHALVVWFELDMAAGTTLTNSPENTTSHWMQGWVPLEKSVQVKAGESVPLRLRWSDFSLGVHV, encoded by the coding sequence ATGCAGCACGTCCAGGGCGCACAGGTCGCGACATCAGGGCACGATCCCGGACCCGACGGTCCGAGCCTGTCGCTCAACAGCTCTCAACACCGGCTCATCACCGCGTCCCTGCAATCGCTGGCGCAGGAGATGAACGACATAGCCGAGCAGGCGTCCGCACTGCTCACGACGCCGGCGGGCGGTCCGTCCACCGATTCCGAGGTCTTCACCCGGATCGCCCGCAGAACCGTGCCCCGCTGGCACTTCGCGATGCTGAACGACACCGAGCGCAACGACGCCCTGGCCGGCGCCTTGGCCCGTGGCGTTCCGTCGGGAGCGACCGTGCTGGACATCGGCTCGGGGAGCGGGCTGCTCGCCATGGCGGCGGCCCGGGCGGGCGCGGCGCGCGTCATCACCTGCGAGATGAACCCGCTGCTCGCGGAGGTGGCCCGGCAGGTGATCGACGCCCACGGCTTCAGCGACGTCATCACGGTGATCGGAAAGCCGTCGACCGCGCTGGAGATCGGCCGTGACCTCGACGGCCCGGTGGACGTACTGGTCTCGGAAATCGTCGACTGCGGGCTCATCGGCGAGGGGCTGCTGCCGTCGATCCGGCACGCGCGCCGGCATCTGCTGAAGCCCGGCGGGATCATGTTCCCCTCCGCGGCCCGGATCCTCGGCCGGCTGGTCAGCAGCGAGGAGATCCTGCGGCTCAACCAGGTCACCACGGCCGGCGGCTTCGACGTGTCGCTGATGAACACGCTCTCAACCCGGGGCCACCTACCGGTGCGCCTGAGCACCTGGCCCCACCGGTTCCTGTCCGAGACCACCACGGTCGTCTCGTTCGACCTGGCCGAGGACCCCCTGGAGCCGGGCGAACGCCAGGTCGACCTCACCGCGAGCACCGACGGGGAAGCGCACGCCCTGGTCGTCTGGTTCGAGCTGGACATGGCGGCCGGCACCACGCTGACCAACTCCCCGGAGAACACCACGTCGCACTGGATGCAGGGCTGGGTCCCGCTGGAGAAGTCCGTCCAGGTGAAGGCCGGCGAGAGCGTCCCGCTCCGGCTCCGGTGGAGCGACTTCTCCCTCGGCGTGCACGTCTGA